A region of Moorena sp. SIOASIH DNA encodes the following proteins:
- the glmM gene encoding phosphoglucosamine mutase has translation MVTSPVRIQGLDSSEFSSKNQPMNCPNVRLPWQPLTLPTTPLFGTDGIRGRAGTLLSEDLALQVGFWAGLVLQEYSAVPEPVILGQDSRNSSDMLATALAKGLTTAGLEVWHLGLCPTPGVAYLCSATSAIGGVMISASHNPPEDNGIKFFSGKGTKLSQELQKHIEAGLRGFIGQAVSKTQGQYHYRPGLVTDYAAALHRPLKGVTNLQGMKIVLDLAWGAAVRLSGQVFEQLGAQVICLHDQADGDRINVNCGSTHLEPLKAAVKEYQADLGFAFDGDADRLMAVDAHGREINGDYILYFWGQTLRAAQKLPEDLMVATVMANLGFERAWKQLGGKFLRTAVGDQHVQAKMLQTGAMLGGEQSGHIICHHYGMTGDGMLTALHIASLVRESGMTLGQLVDQSFQTYPQLLRNVRVEDRERRRGWQECEAITNAIAKGEAAMGDQGRILVRASGTEPVIRVMVEAANSQLAHHWTSELVNVVERYLAN, from the coding sequence ATGGTTACATCCCCTGTCCGTATCCAGGGATTGGATAGTTCTGAGTTCTCATCCAAGAATCAGCCAATGAACTGCCCCAATGTCAGGTTACCTTGGCAACCCCTAACTCTACCCACAACCCCATTATTCGGTACCGATGGCATTCGGGGACGAGCAGGAACATTGCTCAGTGAAGATTTGGCTTTACAAGTGGGTTTCTGGGCTGGTCTTGTGTTACAGGAATACTCAGCTGTACCAGAACCGGTGATTTTGGGGCAGGATTCGCGCAACTCTAGTGATATGTTGGCAACAGCCTTAGCGAAGGGGTTGACTACAGCAGGTCTAGAGGTGTGGCACCTGGGATTATGTCCCACTCCTGGTGTTGCCTACCTGTGCAGTGCCACAAGTGCCATAGGGGGTGTGATGATTTCTGCTAGTCATAATCCTCCAGAAGACAATGGGATTAAGTTTTTTAGCGGGAAAGGCACTAAGCTATCTCAGGAGCTGCAAAAGCATATAGAAGCTGGATTGAGGGGTTTTATTGGTCAGGCAGTGAGTAAAACCCAAGGGCAGTATCACTATCGCCCAGGGTTGGTCACCGATTATGCCGCAGCACTTCACCGTCCTCTGAAAGGAGTGACGAATTTACAAGGCATGAAGATTGTGCTGGATTTGGCTTGGGGGGCAGCAGTGCGACTGTCAGGACAAGTGTTTGAGCAGTTGGGGGCACAAGTGATTTGCTTGCATGACCAGGCAGATGGCGATCGCATTAATGTCAATTGTGGCTCTACTCACCTCGAACCCCTCAAAGCTGCGGTAAAAGAATACCAAGCAGATCTTGGGTTTGCTTTTGATGGTGATGCAGACCGATTGATGGCAGTAGATGCCCACGGTCGGGAGATCAATGGAGATTACATCCTCTATTTTTGGGGTCAAACCTTACGTGCTGCCCAAAAGCTACCAGAAGACCTAATGGTCGCAACGGTAATGGCAAATTTAGGATTTGAACGAGCCTGGAAGCAGTTGGGGGGTAAATTCCTACGGACAGCGGTCGGAGATCAGCATGTCCAAGCTAAAATGCTCCAAACTGGAGCTATGCTAGGGGGTGAACAATCGGGACATATCATCTGTCACCATTATGGTATGACTGGGGATGGCATGTTAACTGCTTTACATATAGCTTCTTTGGTGCGTGAATCTGGGATGACCTTAGGGCAGTTAGTAGACCAAAGTTTCCAGACTTACCCCCAACTGCTGCGTAATGTCAGGGTAGAAGACCGAGAACGCCGACGTGGATGGCAAGAGTGTGAGGCGATCACGAATGCGATCGCAAAAGGGGAAGCAGCCATGGGAGACCAAGGTCGAATTCTGGTTCGTGCTTCTGGTACTGAACCCGTGATCCGGGTGATGGTCGAAGCTGCCAATTCTCAACTTGCTCACCACTGGACATCAGAGTTAGTTAATGTCGTTGAGCGATATTTAGCTAACTGA
- a CDS encoding transposase has product MLVMEFKAVIKEPQKVAINEAIRTARFVRNKVLRYWMDNRGVGKKELYRYNTQLRDEFKFVKDLNSHACQASVENVERAIKRFFDNCKNKVPGKKGYPRFKKYSTSVEYKQSGWKLSPDKKSIKFTDNKGIGKVKLKGTWDLWRFDQKLIKRVRIVQRADGYYVQFCVKIDNSEQLEATGFTVGLDVGLKEFYTDSDGYSEPNPRFYKKGEKRARFYQRRVSRKNKGSSNRRKAINKLGRHHLKISRQRSEHAKRLARCVIRSNDLVAYEYLRVKNLVKNHCLAKSINDAGWYQFREWLEHFGQKFGRITVAVNPAYTSQNCSNCGEVVKKSLSTRTHVCKCGCQLDRDHNAARNILTRALGTVGHTGTYQNACGELASTFPGSDLVKQVNSLKQESPSF; this is encoded by the coding sequence GTGTTGGTAATGGAGTTCAAAGCTGTTATCAAAGAGCCTCAAAAAGTGGCGATAAATGAAGCAATTCGGACGGCAAGGTTTGTCCGTAATAAGGTTTTGCGCTACTGGATGGACAATCGGGGAGTCGGAAAGAAAGAACTTTATCGCTACAACACCCAATTAAGAGACGAATTCAAATTTGTCAAAGATTTAAACAGCCATGCTTGTCAAGCCTCAGTCGAAAACGTAGAACGAGCGATTAAACGCTTTTTTGATAACTGCAAGAATAAAGTCCCAGGCAAGAAAGGTTACCCCCGTTTCAAAAAGTATTCTACGTCGGTTGAATATAAGCAGTCTGGATGGAAACTGTCTCCGGACAAGAAGTCCATTAAGTTCACAGACAACAAAGGTATTGGCAAGGTCAAACTCAAAGGTACCTGGGACTTGTGGCGTTTCGACCAAAAACTAATCAAACGAGTTCGCATTGTCCAGAGAGCTGATGGCTATTACGTTCAGTTCTGTGTTAAGATAGACAACTCGGAACAGCTAGAAGCAACTGGGTTTACTGTTGGCTTGGACGTTGGCTTAAAGGAGTTTTACACAGACTCTGATGGCTATTCCGAACCTAATCCTAGATTTTACAAAAAAGGCGAAAAACGCGCTAGATTTTATCAACGTAGAGTTTCTCGGAAAAATAAAGGCTCATCCAACCGTAGAAAAGCCATTAATAAACTAGGCAGACATCATCTTAAGATAAGTAGGCAGCGTAGTGAACATGCTAAGAGACTAGCACGTTGCGTAATCCGGTCTAACGACTTGGTAGCCTATGAATACTTGAGAGTTAAGAACTTAGTTAAAAACCACTGTCTGGCCAAGTCTATTAATGATGCAGGTTGGTACCAATTCCGGGAATGGCTAGAACATTTTGGTCAAAAGTTTGGTAGGATAACTGTTGCTGTAAATCCTGCCTACACAAGCCAAAATTGCTCTAACTGCGGGGAAGTTGTTAAGAAGTCGTTGTCAACTCGAACCCACGTCTGCAAATGTGGGTGTCAGCTAGACCGCGACCACAATGCCGCCAGAAACATTCTAACTAGAGCCTTAGGTACGGTGGGGCACACCGGAACTTATCAAAACGCTTGTGGAGAATTGGCCTCTACTTTTCCTGGTTCCGACCTGGTTAAGCAAGTCAACTCGTTGAAGCAAGAATCCCCTAGCTTCTAG
- a CDS encoding DUF3177 family protein, translating to MQDEIIQLLVWMDYRLAVLFTVFIPLMLLIWAFFQKADAMVRLLIIYWRVSSLLAITVYLLIVGWPIAYVSALSSRILIPISLWFWIDLNEEIDDRPATPLKLALTSWRWAMTIYCTLGTIASIPFLRCAFVPGAITSGFCQVLREPPLLFKQYFHAGYTPGFLGFMGMVGLFFYVLYLSYFVLFRLGKQGRSAIEP from the coding sequence ATGCAAGATGAAATTATTCAATTACTGGTTTGGATGGACTACCGTTTGGCAGTTTTGTTCACAGTATTTATCCCCTTAATGCTGCTAATTTGGGCATTTTTCCAGAAAGCAGATGCTATGGTACGCCTGTTGATTATCTATTGGCGTGTTTCCAGTCTCCTAGCGATTACAGTTTACCTGTTGATTGTAGGTTGGCCGATTGCTTATGTGTCTGCTTTGAGCTCCCGTATTCTAATCCCGATCTCCCTGTGGTTTTGGATTGACTTGAATGAGGAGATTGATGATAGACCAGCTACTCCCTTGAAGCTAGCACTGACATCTTGGCGTTGGGCAATGACTATTTACTGTACTCTGGGGACAATCGCCAGCATTCCATTTCTACGTTGTGCCTTTGTCCCAGGAGCAATCACATCTGGATTTTGTCAGGTGTTGAGGGAGCCGCCTTTGTTATTCAAACAGTATTTCCATGCTGGTTATACCCCTGGATTTTTGGGTTTTATGGGAATGGTGGGATTATTCTTCTATGTCCTTTACTTAAGCTATTTCGTTCTGTTTCGTCTCGGCAAACAAGGACGATCAGCTATTGAACCATGA
- a CDS encoding FIST N-terminal domain-containing protein, producing the protein MANVIKWANALSTRASLEAAVAEVADCLEKSLPLKADLGLVFISSAYASEYPRLIPLLQERLSLPVLIGCGGSGIIGMNTNGLPVEVEGGPALSLSLACLPDVSVQSFHISGDALPDLDSPPDAWVDLIGISPQEQPQFILFSDPLSSKISDLLQGLDYAYPGSVKVGGVASASSMVAKNGLFCLKDQTQVAKSLYHEGTVGVALSGNILLETIVAQGCRPIGQTYQVTKADQNILLELTALDQGNITSGEPGSHPPLMVLRELIQSMDEADRKLAQHSLFVGFARDEFKQQLAQGDFLIRNLLGVDPRIGAIAIADRIRPGQRIQFHLRDAQTSEEDLALLLEHYQKQTNTTQAAGALMFSCLGRGEGLYGKPNFDSQLFHRYIKDIQLAGFFCNGEIGPVGSSTFLHGFTSVFGIFRAKE; encoded by the coding sequence ATGGCTAATGTGATCAAGTGGGCAAATGCTCTATCAACCCGTGCATCATTAGAAGCGGCAGTGGCCGAAGTGGCAGACTGCCTTGAGAAGTCTTTGCCTTTAAAAGCAGATTTGGGTCTGGTGTTCATCTCATCTGCCTATGCCAGTGAGTATCCTCGCCTCATACCCCTGCTCCAGGAACGATTGTCTTTACCCGTGCTGATTGGTTGTGGTGGGAGTGGCATCATTGGGATGAACACCAATGGGTTACCTGTGGAAGTTGAGGGAGGACCAGCCCTAAGCCTCAGCCTAGCCTGTTTGCCTGATGTTAGTGTCCAGAGCTTTCATATCTCTGGAGATGCCTTGCCAGATTTGGATAGTCCTCCTGATGCTTGGGTGGACTTGATTGGCATTTCCCCCCAAGAGCAACCCCAGTTTATTTTATTCTCTGACCCCCTTTCATCTAAAATCAGTGATTTGCTCCAAGGGTTGGATTATGCTTATCCAGGGTCGGTCAAAGTAGGAGGAGTGGCTAGTGCTAGCTCTATGGTGGCTAAGAATGGCTTGTTTTGCCTGAAAGACCAGACCCAAGTGGCAAAGTCTCTTTACCATGAAGGAACTGTGGGGGTTGCTCTAAGCGGCAATATTCTATTAGAAACCATTGTTGCTCAAGGCTGTCGTCCTATCGGTCAAACCTATCAGGTGACTAAAGCAGACCAGAATATCCTGCTGGAATTGACAGCCCTTGACCAAGGCAATATCACCAGCGGTGAGCCAGGATCCCATCCCCCATTAATGGTGTTGCGGGAGTTAATCCAAAGTATGGATGAGGCAGACCGTAAGCTGGCACAACATTCACTGTTTGTGGGATTTGCCCGAGATGAGTTTAAACAACAGCTGGCTCAGGGAGACTTTCTGATCCGCAATCTGTTAGGTGTGGATCCGAGGATTGGTGCGATCGCTATTGCTGATCGGATTCGACCTGGTCAACGTATTCAGTTCCACCTCAGAGATGCTCAGACTTCAGAGGAAGACTTGGCACTTCTTCTTGAGCACTATCAAAAGCAAACTAACACCACTCAAGCTGCTGGTGCTTTGATGTTTTCCTGTCTGGGTCGAGGAGAAGGGCTTTACGGTAAACCCAATTTTGATTCCCAACTATTCCACCGTTACATCAAGGATATTCAGCTGGCGGGCTTCTTCTGTAACGGGGAAATTGGGCCAGTAGGCAGTAGTACGTTTTTGCACGGCTTCACCTCAGTTTTTGGGATTTTCCGTGCTAAAGAGTAA
- a CDS encoding Calvin cycle protein CP12, which produces MSELQEKIDKEREQARAVCDAEGASSAECAVAWDNVEELQAEASHQRQNAEPKTSLEQYCDDNPEAAECRVYED; this is translated from the coding sequence ATGAGCGAATTACAAGAGAAAATAGACAAAGAGCGTGAACAAGCTAGAGCGGTTTGTGATGCTGAGGGGGCGTCTTCAGCAGAATGCGCAGTAGCTTGGGATAACGTAGAAGAACTACAAGCAGAGGCTTCCCATCAGCGGCAAAATGCCGAGCCCAAAACCTCCCTTGAGCAGTACTGTGATGATAATCCTGAAGCAGCTGAGTGCCGGGTATATGAAGACTAG